CGCTCGTACGCGTCCAGGGGGACCACGCGAAAGTCGATGCTCACGCGGGTCGTGCCCTCGCGGTTCTCCGCCGTCCCGTGCACCACGCGGGGATCGAACATCAGCAGATCGCCCCACCGCACGGGCACCGGAAGGCACGCAGCGGAGAGCTTGCCGCGGAGCGCGTCGTCCGAGACGAGCAGCTCATAGAACGCGGTGCGCCCCGTGCGGAAGCGCCCGAAATCGTAACCGACGCTCGCCGCGAAGGCGCGCAGCACCTCGATGCTGGTCTCGAACGGCGTCGCCAGGAGGGAGGCCGAGCCCGCGGCGTCCGTCAACGGGAGCCACATGTTGATTTGCTCGAAGTAGTCCCCCAGCAGGATGTCCGAGTGGTGGGTGAGCAGGCTGCCGTCCGGCGCGCGGAAGCGCTGGGGAGCCGGCACGGGGAAGTGAAAGCGGAGCGGCGGATCGCGCTCGAAGACGACGTCGAAGCCGAGCACCTCCCGCGCGACGAGCCGCACGAGATCGTGGTATGCGGCGAGCAGGCCGGGCGAGGCGCTGGCGAGCTCGCAGGAAGCGCGACTCAGCCTCTCCGTCGTCCAGGCCTGGTCCTCCGCCGAGACGTGGTGGTGCAGTTCCTCCAGGGGAAGGGGTCGGCTCGTGAATCCCCGCTCCACGAGGTATTTCGCGGCCTCGTCGCGAAGCGGCGCGACCGCCTGCTGGAGGGGAACACGCCGGGGCCCACCGTCAAACAGCGCTGGCTGCGCGAGCGCCCGCTGGATCTTGCCGCTCGTATCGCGCGAGTCCGCCGTGGTGTCGGTCGTCGCCGGTCGTGAGTTCATCGGTCACTTGATCCCTTCCTAGCGCTCTTCTGCCGCGATAACATAAGCGGGGAAGCGGACGCGCGGCAAGGGTTGCGAGCCAACGCGCACCCAGAACGCAGCGGCGCCCTGAAGAAAGCCAAAGCCCATGCTCCCCAAGCTACCCGACAGAGACGCGCTCCGTCTCGCTGCCCATGGCTATTATTTCTCGTGTGCGCTCTATGCTGCCGTCAACCTGGGCATCGCGGACGCGCTGGCCGGAGACCCGCG
The DNA window shown above is from Sorangium aterium and carries:
- a CDS encoding phytanoyl-CoA dioxygenase family protein, which produces MNSRPATTDTTADSRDTSGKIQRALAQPALFDGGPRRVPLQQAVAPLRDEAAKYLVERGFTSRPLPLEELHHHVSAEDQAWTTERLSRASCELASASPGLLAAYHDLVRLVAREVLGFDVVFERDPPLRFHFPVPAPQRFRAPDGSLLTHHSDILLGDYFEQINMWLPLTDAAGSASLLATPFETSIEVLRAFAASVGYDFGRFRTGRTAFYELLVSDDALRGKLSAACLPVPVRWGDLLMFDPRVVHGTAENREGTTRVSIDFRVVPLDAYERLVAEDAGKHTIEGHVAVRGGFYDERSAFQL